In the Deltaproteobacteria bacterium genome, one interval contains:
- a CDS encoding CPBP family intramembrane glutamic endopeptidase produces MSDSFPSDLKNLRSFLVTYSSEIIVVASATLFMILNEYHQIGSFWVSSLIYFAALPIATILIVLRKNPLNFGLRIGNVRLWSAYALIFLLIAIPILYLASDVSSVQRYYTKRHTEFAWYAVQMAVYFLGWEFLFRGFMLFGLKDKFREGSILIQMIPFALLHIGKPEIETISTILSGIVWGYICYRGNSFWPAYIMHLVINVSNKAFISFL; encoded by the coding sequence ATGTCCGACTCATTCCCCTCCGACCTCAAGAATCTGAGAAGCTTCCTCGTTACCTATTCTTCCGAAATAATCGTCGTCGCATCGGCCACTCTCTTTATGATACTCAATGAGTACCATCAAATAGGGAGCTTCTGGGTAAGCTCTCTGATCTATTTTGCCGCTCTGCCGATAGCCACGATTTTAATAGTGCTGAGGAAGAATCCCCTCAACTTCGGCCTCAGGATTGGAAACGTAAGGCTATGGTCGGCTTACGCGTTGATATTCCTCCTAATAGCAATCCCGATACTCTATTTGGCATCGGACGTGTCATCGGTACAAAGATACTATACAAAGCGGCATACAGAATTTGCATGGTACGCGGTTCAGATGGCGGTCTATTTCCTGGGGTGGGAGTTTTTATTCCGCGGATTCATGCTCTTCGGTCTAAAGGACAAATTCAGGGAGGGAAGCATTCTGATTCAGATGATCCCTTTCGCGCTCCTTCATATCGGAAAGCCCGAGATCGAAACCATAAGCACCATACTGAGCGGCATCGTCTGGGGTTATATCTGCTACAGGGGAAACTCGTTCTGGCCCGCCTATATAATGCACCTTGTGATCAACGTCTCGAACAAGGCTTTCATCAGCTTCCTGTGA
- a CDS encoding thioredoxin domain-containing protein, protein MKDLAIETICRISIILLLLSSQPFDALSDTYMCTDEEGSVTYKTSPCPSGHKSEIIKSEAKSRTDTDSTPPSSTHDGYDYEQQHGSYDKVKIISRGRLINVIDYIEPGKYTAFMFYADWCAPCKTLKPKLEEFARDGDTLALREIDIINWENPLPKYYNLPSLPYFIIYGPEGEFIERGPAITNETMRAISRTD, encoded by the coding sequence ATGAAAGACCTTGCAATCGAAACCATATGCCGCATCAGCATAATTCTCCTCTTATTATCTTCGCAACCGTTCGATGCGCTTTCGGATACCTATATGTGTACGGACGAAGAAGGCAGTGTGACTTATAAGACAAGCCCCTGCCCTTCCGGGCACAAAAGCGAGATTATAAAGAGCGAAGCAAAATCGCGAACCGACACCGACTCCACTCCCCCGTCGAGCACGCATGACGGTTACGACTACGAGCAGCAGCACGGCAGCTACGATAAGGTAAAAATAATCAGCAGGGGAAGACTGATCAATGTTATAGATTATATTGAGCCGGGCAAATATACTGCCTTCATGTTTTACGCCGACTGGTGCGCGCCATGTAAGACACTAAAACCGAAGCTCGAAGAATTCGCGCGAGACGGCGACACACTCGCCCTCAGGGAGATAGATATTATCAACTGGGAGAATCCTCTCCCGAAATACTACAATTTGCCTTCGCTGCCGTATTTCATTATTTACGGCCCGGAGGGGGAATTCATCGAGAGGGGACCCGCCATAACGAACGAAACCATGAGAGCAATATCCAGAACAGACTGA
- the purU gene encoding formyltetrahydrofolate deformylase: MSIENNIEQSPSAILLIHCPDKKGLVAAITEFIFKNDGNIIYLDQHVDTQEKVFFMRVEWDLTNFSIPAGKIGEYFQTLIAEKFGMKWNLYFSDYTPRMAIFVSTLPHCLHDILSRCHPDEWKVEVPLIISNHGDLEPIAKTFGIDFHVTPNVKEDKKAAEKKQLDLLREYEIDFVVLARYMQILSEDFVSHYQNRIINIHHSFLPAFPGARPYHSAYERGVKIIGATSHYVTADLDAGPIIEQNVVRVSHKDSIEDLVRKGRDLEKVVLSQAIWYHLKRMILVYGNRTLIFD, translated from the coding sequence ATGAGCATAGAAAACAATATAGAGCAAAGCCCCTCCGCAATACTGTTAATTCACTGCCCGGACAAGAAGGGGCTTGTCGCCGCGATTACGGAGTTCATATTCAAGAACGACGGCAACATCATATATCTCGATCAGCACGTGGATACTCAGGAAAAGGTGTTCTTCATGCGTGTGGAATGGGATCTTACTAACTTTTCGATTCCAGCCGGGAAGATCGGGGAGTACTTCCAGACCTTAATAGCGGAGAAATTCGGAATGAAGTGGAATCTCTATTTCTCAGACTACACCCCACGGATGGCTATCTTCGTCTCCACGCTCCCTCATTGCCTCCACGACATACTGTCCCGATGCCATCCGGATGAATGGAAAGTCGAGGTGCCGCTCATTATCAGTAACCACGGCGATCTGGAGCCGATAGCAAAGACATTCGGGATCGATTTTCACGTTACCCCGAATGTGAAAGAGGACAAAAAGGCCGCGGAGAAAAAGCAGCTCGACCTTCTGAGGGAATATGAGATAGACTTCGTCGTCCTCGCAAGATATATGCAGATTCTGAGCGAGGATTTCGTAAGCCACTATCAGAACAGGATAATCAATATCCACCATTCCTTCCTTCCGGCTTTCCCGGGCGCGCGGCCCTACCACTCGGCTTATGAGAGAGGGGTCAAAATTATCGGCGCGACAAGCCATTACGTCACAGCCGATCTCGACGCGGGGCCGATAATAGAACAAAACGTCGTACGCGTATCCCATAAGGACAGTATTGAGGATCTGGTCAGGAAGGGAAGGGACCTGGAAAAGGTAGTCCTTTCGCAGGCGATCTGGTACCACCTGAAAAGGATGATACTCGTCTATGGAAACAGGACTCTCATTTTTGACTGA
- a CDS encoding metallopeptidase family protein translates to MNRKKFEELVDKAYERIPEEFKKKIDNVVIRVEDYPTRDDLEKLKVRGDSLLLGLYRGTPLHLRSVWQGVRLPDEIVLFQKDIEKVCRNDREIEERINEVLKHEIAHYFGLSDDEIYELMGRD, encoded by the coding sequence TTGAATAGAAAAAAGTTTGAAGAACTGGTAGATAAGGCTTACGAGAGAATTCCCGAAGAATTTAAGAAAAAAATCGATAACGTCGTTATAAGAGTAGAGGACTATCCCACCAGGGACGATCTGGAAAAGCTTAAAGTACGGGGCGACAGCCTCCTGCTAGGTCTTTACAGGGGAACCCCGCTTCACCTGAGAAGCGTCTGGCAGGGCGTGAGGCTCCCCGATGAAATAGTGCTTTTTCAAAAAGACATTGAAAAGGTTTGCAGGAACGACAGGGAAATCGAAGAGAGGATAAATGAAGTTCTCAAGCATGAGATCGCTCATTACTTCGGCTTGTCCGATGATGAGATCTACGAGCTTATGGGAAGGGACTGA
- a CDS encoding ACP phosphodiesterase, translating into MNYLAHLYLAEDSDESILGNLLGDFVKGPLRDEYGPEIIKGIKTHRKVDLFTDSHENFLTSKRMIGAERRRFAGVIIDLTFDHFLAKNWSDYSSSELTGFIGNTYELLMRHREILPEKLQYFLPRMIDEDWLGSYRELDGIGRTLDRISGRLRRRFNRENTLAGAVEEIESNYDRLEDSFHEFFPQVISFVENYRQNGSGDN; encoded by the coding sequence ATGAACTATCTGGCGCACTTATATCTGGCCGAGGACTCGGACGAGTCGATTCTCGGCAATCTGCTCGGAGATTTCGTCAAGGGCCCGCTAAGGGACGAATACGGGCCTGAGATAATCAAAGGGATAAAGACTCACAGGAAAGTCGATCTCTTCACGGACTCCCACGAAAATTTTCTCACCAGTAAAAGAATGATAGGCGCTGAGAGGCGCAGGTTCGCCGGAGTCATTATCGACCTCACTTTCGATCATTTCCTCGCAAAGAACTGGTCCGACTACTCAAGTTCGGAATTAACCGGCTTCATAGGAAATACGTACGAGCTTTTAATGAGGCACAGAGAAATTCTTCCTGAGAAACTTCAGTATTTTCTCCCCAGGATGATTGACGAGGACTGGCTCGGATCATACAGGGAGCTTGACGGAATAGGCAGGACTCTCGACAGAATCTCCGGCAGGCTCAGGAGACGTTTTAACAGGGAAAACACACTCGCGGGCGCGGTCGAGGAAATCGAATCGAATTACGACCGGCTCGAGGACAGCTTCCATGAATTTTTCCCGCAGGTCATAAGCTTCGTCGAGAATTACAGGCAAAACGGATCAGGGGATAATTAA